A single genomic interval of Armigeres subalbatus isolate Guangzhou_Male chromosome 1, GZ_Asu_2, whole genome shotgun sequence harbors:
- the LOC134211349 gene encoding nuclear pore complex protein Nup205-like — protein sequence MWPVWMRCCESIKQNLITLLQNPPKNAKSQEAIRVGITNGITLPEFGHTILSKDLVDESVIISDMYDLNEYIALELLCTAQQQMPNHPGLPRGLVAVLLYYHGRKSLIASLKELFQARAAAGVSWCTDAPHEITQLITSYTNGLVADGVLNKIVDLLGVLDVTKELDVLTTNRALGPPKHFHQVLDLFEKIRVLLATCLFNWATQCGLPQGTTVKLIRYLAKYKSTVSNGGVDNKMLALQMALMYGLDMTVIQSREDGEEVVKRLPMVRDPEFIEKVMDSVCSCWECEGLRSVSLFTFGMDFYIFYMYNYF from the coding sequence ATGTGGCCAGTCTGGATGCGCTGCTGCGAAAGCATAAAGCAGAATCTCATCACCCTGCTGCAAAATCCACCGAAGAATGCCAAAAGCCAGGAGGCAATCCGAGTCGGGATTACGAACGGAATAACGTTGCCTGAGTTTGGGCACACTATTCTGTCAAAGGACCTGGTGGACGAGAGTGTGATTATATCCGATATGTACGATTTGAACGAGTACATTGCGCTGGAATTGCTTTGCACAGCGCAGCAGCAGATGCCGAATCATCCGGGGCTGCCGCGGGGCTTGGTGGCAGTATTGCTTTATTACCATGGGAGAAAGTCACTAATTGCGAGCTTGAAGGAGTTGTTCCAAGCCCGGGCTGCGGCTGGTGTAAGTTGGTGCACGGATGCGCCGCACGAGATAACACAGCTGATCACATCGTACACGAATGGGCTTGTGGCTGATGGAGTGCTGAATAAAATCGTGGATTTGCTGGGGGTGTTGGACGTAACGAAAGAACTGGACGTTCTGACGACGAATCGGGCGCTGGGTCCGCCGAAGCATTTTCATCAGGTGCTGGATTTGTTCGAGAAGATTCGGGTGCTGTTGGCAACGTGTTTGTTTAACTGGGCGACACAGTGCGGGCTTCCACAGGGAACGACAGTGAAGTTGATCCGATACTTGGCCAAGTACAAGTCGACAGTATCGAACGGAGGAGTGGACAATAAGATGCTGGCGCTGCAGATGGCGTTGATGTACGGGTTGGATATGACCGTGATTCAGAGCCGGGAGGATGGGGAGGAGGTCGTGAAACGGCTGCCAATGGTGAGGGATCCGGAGTTCATCGAGAAGGTGATGGATTCAGTGTGTTCATGTTGGGAGTGCGAAGGTTTGCGATCGGTTTCGTTGTTCACGTTTGGGatggatttttatatattttatatgtataattatttttaa
- the LOC134211340 gene encoding deubiquitinase OTUD6B encodes MSDARQDPALQQTADATGEDEETLLTRHRREKKELQAKIQALKKAKVDKKKKKEQQDEITRLEADLENRHAEELSKLNSLLISEKAESSTAEVDAEVGEESETVKQPKVSKAQRRREKKSQEDKEREAQIKAEEAQNKNSPRILEDKKIAELLAKRGLIGYSVPADGDCLYNAVKHQLARIGVLNYETADLRQMTADYIEDNKDSIIFYMTNPDTGDILNEDEFRKYCYQVRNTKAWGGEIEVKALSSGLKCPIEIIQASGTSPVHGEGEDPTRKLVLTYHRHMYRLGEHYNSTLPAPADGEEDDENEEVE; translated from the coding sequence ATGAGTGATGCCCGCCAGGATCCAGCTCTCCAACAGACCGCGGATGCAACCGGAGAAGACGAAGAAACGCTACTCACCCGTCATCGTCGAGAGAAGAAGGAACTGCAGGCCAAAATCCAGGCCCTGAAAAAGGCCAAGGTGgacaagaaaaagaaaaaagaacaacAGGACGAAATCACTCGACTGGAAGCGGATTTGGAGAACCGACACGCTGAAGAGCTGAGTAAGTTGAATTCGTTGCTGATAAGCGAGAAGGCCGAGTCTTCAACTGCTGAAGTCGATGCCGAAGTGGGAGAGGAAAGTGAGACCGTAAAGCAACCGAAGGTATCGAAAGCCCAGCGGAGGCGGGAAAAGAAATCACAAGAGGATAAGGAACGGGAAGCACAGATTAAGGCGGAAGAGGCGCAAAATAAGAATTCTCCGCGAATTTTGGAGGATAAGAAGATTGCCGAGCTGCTGGCAAAACGCGGATTAATCGGATACTCGGTTCCTGCCGATGGCGATTGCTTGTACAATGCCGTGAAGCATCAGCTGGCTCGGATAGGCGTTCTAAACTACGAGACGGCCGATCTGAGGCAGATGACGGCCGACTACATCGAGGACAACAAGGACAGCATTATTTTCTACATGACCAATCCGGACACGGGCGATATCCTGAACGAGGACGAATTTCGCAAGTACTGCTATCAGGTTCGGAACACCAAAGCATGGGGCGGCGAGATCGAAGTCAAAGCCCTTTCCAGTGGACTGAAGTGCCCGATCGAGATCATCCAGGCCAGCGGGACTTCGCCAGTTCACGGGGAAGGCGAAGATCCAACCAGGAAGCTGGTGCTAACGTACCATCGGCATATGTATCGACTGGGGGAGCATTACAACTCGACACTGCCTGCGCCGGCTGATGGCGAGGAGGATGATGAAAATGAGGAAGTCGAATGA